The Rhizobium sp. BT03 genome has a window encoding:
- the mnmA gene encoding tRNA 2-thiouridine(34) synthase MnmA produces MNTLDFDKQPEETRVVVAMSGGVDSSVVAGLLKQQGYDVLGITLQLYDHGAAVHRAGSCCAGQDIDDARRVCETLGIPHYVLDYEKRFRETVINPFAESYVAGETPIPCVSCNQTVKFADLLATAKELGADALATGHYIRSRPNPSPEHPGRRALYRPADADRDQSYFLFATTQEQIDYLRFPLGGLPKAETRRLAEEMGLVVAKKADSQDICFVPQGKYSDIITKLKPNAALAGEIVHLDGRVLGTHEGILHFTIGQRRGIGIATGEPLYVVFLDARSRRVIVGPKEALETHRVYLRDVNWLGDETLAQAASGNGFACYAKVRSTRAPAPAVLHVDATGTYVDLTVGEAGIAPGQACALYSAPGDDARVFGGGFIERSEREPSAEASLKALLAGPVAA; encoded by the coding sequence TTGAACACACTGGATTTTGACAAGCAGCCGGAAGAGACCCGTGTCGTCGTCGCCATGTCGGGCGGCGTCGATTCATCCGTCGTCGCCGGCCTTCTCAAACAGCAGGGTTACGACGTGCTCGGCATCACGCTGCAGCTTTACGACCATGGCGCCGCCGTTCACCGCGCCGGTTCCTGCTGCGCCGGCCAGGATATCGACGATGCGCGCCGCGTCTGCGAAACGCTCGGCATCCCGCATTATGTGCTCGATTACGAAAAGCGCTTTCGCGAGACAGTGATCAATCCCTTCGCCGAAAGCTATGTCGCCGGCGAAACGCCGATTCCCTGCGTTTCCTGCAACCAGACCGTCAAATTCGCCGATCTGCTGGCGACCGCCAAGGAGCTCGGCGCCGATGCGCTGGCGACCGGCCATTATATCCGCTCGCGGCCGAACCCGTCGCCGGAGCATCCCGGCCGCCGCGCGCTTTACCGCCCGGCCGATGCCGACCGTGACCAGAGCTATTTCCTGTTCGCCACGACGCAGGAGCAGATCGACTACCTGCGCTTTCCGCTCGGCGGCCTGCCGAAGGCCGAGACCCGCAGGCTCGCCGAAGAGATGGGTCTGGTCGTCGCCAAGAAGGCCGACAGCCAGGACATCTGCTTCGTGCCGCAGGGCAAATATTCCGACATTATCACCAAGCTGAAGCCGAATGCGGCGCTTGCCGGTGAGATCGTCCATCTCGACGGCCGGGTGCTTGGAACCCATGAGGGCATCCTGCACTTCACCATCGGCCAGCGCCGCGGCATCGGCATCGCCACCGGCGAGCCGCTCTACGTCGTCTTTCTCGACGCTCGCTCGCGCCGCGTCATCGTCGGACCGAAGGAGGCGCTGGAAACCCACCGCGTCTATCTGCGCGACGTCAATTGGCTGGGCGACGAGACGCTTGCGCAAGCTGCCTCCGGCAACGGTTTTGCCTGCTACGCCAAAGTCCGCTCGACACGGGCGCCGGCGCCTGCCGTGCTGCATGTCGATGCAACGGGCACCTATGTCGACCTGACGGTCGGTGAGGCTGGCATCGCCCCCGGCCAGGCCTGCGCGCTTTATTCCGCACCCGGCGACGACGCCCGCGTCTTCGGCGGCGGCTTCATCGAGCGCTCCGAGCGCGAACCTTCGGCCGAGGCCTCGCTCAAGGCCCTTTTGGCCGGCCCCGTCGCTGCCTGA